The following is a genomic window from Sutcliffiella horikoshii.
AACATTTAACAGGCGTTCACTTTCTTTTCCGACTAACAACATTCCCGGTCTCTCCATAGGAAAGCTGTCGACAGAATCAAAAATGATAGTATCCTGCTCACTTCCTTGAAAACGGTGGACGGTAGCAGATACGATCTCGGCTGTTTCCATTTCAACTCCATAAATATCTTGCAGCAACATATCCATCCATTGAGCCTGAGCTCGGTATGGGGAAATATAACCGATGGACCTTCCACCTACTACATATGCTTCATGTATTAGTTGAAAAGATAAAAGAAGATGCCACAAGTTAATCCGAGACCTGCTGCTTTTTTCAATAAAAGCATGCTCTCCGGTATAGCTCGTATTAACCAATACGGAAGCTTGATCAGGGAATGGCCGCTGCCTAGCTATGTCTTGCCTGTTTTTCTTTACACTTGGATGATCACCTACAAGAGAATGATAGATATATTTGTTTGTAAAGGCGGAAATATCAGGGTGCATTCTCCGTTGTTCTTTTAATAAAAATAAATGTGGATGCAAGCGAGAGGACTGAACATTGTCTGCTACTCCTGTACGATGGAACACATCTTCTTTTAACCATTTTTCTACTAACTCATGTCTTGCTGAGGCAATAGGCGGCAGTTGCTTGAAATCTCCGCATATGATGATATGTTTTGCCAGTGAGGCTGCAAAAGCAGATTGAGGAACATATGCCATACTCGCCTCATCCACAATGACCACGTCATATTCTTTTTCATAAATGGCAGGATCCATAGCAGCTTTAGCGAGCGTCGTGCCAATGATGAACGCTTCATCTAAGAAGTCCACTTCTTTCTGCCTTATTTTCTCCAATATTCTTGCTACCTTGGTTTCGAGCTTCAGCAATGTTTCCGAATCCCTCTTACTGAAAGACTTGGATAAATCCATTTTTAAATGTTTCCGTTCTTCCATCAGCTTGTCTCTGTCATTAGCAAGTATTGGATCACGGTTTTGTAGTAGTTGTGAGGTTGTATTGGCCGGAAGGTTTGCCAATATGTCACTGTTATGTGACCCATACCTCAGAACATCACCTTCTCTATTGCGTTCTTGCTTGGAAAGAAAGGCTGAAATCTCTCGCATAAATACGTCCACAGACTGGTTACTGTGAGATAACAGTAAAACTTTCTTCTTTTTAAAATATTTATTGGCAGCAACCCTTGCTAACGTATAGGTTTTTCCTGTTCCAGGCGGTCCCCAAACAAAGGTTACGGGATTGTATTTGGAACGGAGAATTAATTCATGAACACTGCTTTTAATAATATCGGTGGGATGCTTTGGCTTCATTTCCGGATTCATCAATCTTTTAATGCGGCTTCTCTTTTTTTTACTTTCTTTCAATTCATCCAGCCTCTGGAAAAGTTGATCCAACAGCTCCCACGGATCATGAAAAAGATATGCTTCTGATATAATATCTCCAAGTGATTGTTCAAAAGAAACGATAACACTCTTTCCTTCAGATGACAGAATCTTTCCTTCCGTTTTAATTCCTCCCCATTCGACTTTCACTAGTGAACCTACAGGAATTCTTACGGAAGTATAGGTTTCAAAAAAGTAAGTAAAACTTTTATCGCTTGACATCAGATGACCGTTATTTATAAGATACTTGGTGCTCCCAAATTTTTTTAAATGTTGTATTTCAGCCTGTAATGCCTTTTTCCATTCGTTAATATATTGAATTGTCTTCATTTATCTTTCCTCAACTCATCATTTTTTACATTCCCAAACTATATCACAAACATTATTAAAATAAAAAAGCCAAGATCCCTTCAACAAATTTTGTTGGAATCTTGGCCATTCATTTCGATTTATTTGTAAAAACTTATTACATTTTTCAGTACTTTTTTATCTTGCTTGGATATTGTCTTTGGTTTGATGGGAGCAACGGCAATCTTATCTGCACTTTCTAAGGTTGAGATTTCAAGGTAAAAAGGATTGGAATTTTTGTCTCCATCTAAATACCCTTTAAGGATTTTTACTTTATCAGTAGAGCCCTTCATGCGTTCTTCATAGTCCCATGTTATATTATTTTTGTACGCTTTATCAATACGTTCCTTTAAACCAAGGGCTTCTGAAACAGCATCCTCTGCGGTTTCAAGAAAAGTATCAGATCGTTTCAATCCTCTTTTTTTCAACCCGTCTCCAGCCTTTGCTTGGTAAAATAGACATGACATATAGGTCATCCTCTCTGTGTGTCGGCCTCACACCTTTAGACGGCGAATCTTAACACCAGGATACCAAAGGAACTTACCTCTCCTTATAGTGTAACCTCTCAAGCCAGTTTCTACCACCATTTTCTATAATTATACGGGATTGGAGAAAATATATTTGAGGATTAAGTGGGATTACTCCCTATTTTATGAGATAATGAAAGAATGATTAGAAATTCCAAATGGAAAGAAGGAACATTAATGAAACAAAAAAACAAGTTCCAAGACAATGAAAAAGTCATTTTGAAAAGCACTGGCGAGGAAGTTACCATCTTAAAATTCAACTACGTCCCCAATTTAAAAAGATACTCCTACACCATAAAAGAAAACCCTAAAACCTTTTATTTCGAAGAAGAAATTAAACAAAGCTAATAAAACAATACCCATTCTCGAGAAACCTACGGCTCCTTGCCCGGGTTTCTTTTTTTTTAGAAAAATATAAAACCCGGTTGATTTCCGTTCCAGACGCTTCGCTTGCCTGCGGGCGGTCCGTGAGCCTCCTCGGCTACGCCTGCGGGGTCTCACCTGTCCCTTCCTCCCGCGGGCGTCTGCGCGCCTTCCACTCCAATCAACAATGTGGCTTCATTCATCGAAGGGTTTGAAAAACTATCTAACCGAGATAACTGATTAAACATTAACCTATCGTTTACATAACTTCTAGCTGTGGATTGGAGCAAATGGCGGAGACTCCAGCGGGGGAGTAACGGTAGATTGAGACCCCAAAACGAAGCGAGGAGGCTCAAGCGCCGTCCCGCGGAAAGCGAGCCATTTGCGGAAAGGAACAGCGGCTATTAACCACAAACTAATGTCTTATGTTATAGGCGGTTATTATTAAATCTTTAGAAACTCACAATGTTTTTATCACTTTCTGTGGGGTATTTATTCTATATGTAGCCAAAGGAGGAGGAAGAAATGTTATTAGTATATTTGAGTATTGGAATTCTAGTTGTATCCATCATTTTGCTTAGTATCGGGTTTATCTCTTTTCGTAAAAAGACAAACCCCACCCTATCCTATATAAATTCGGTGAGTGAGCGTCTTCAGGAAGAAAACGATGCCATTCAAGAGCAGGTGGATCAATTGAAAAGTAAACAAGAGGCCATCAAAAATGATATTGATTGGAAGAAATCCGTTCTATCCTTTACTGTGGCAGAAATAAAGAAGCTTCCTAATTCTTTTAAGAGTAGTTCAAGGCAAAAGCTTCATGAGTATGAGCGCGGCATGTAAGCAACGATATCAAGCAAAAGCACCGTTACCTATTAAGGGTTAACGGTGCTTTTGTTCTTATAATGCTGTGAATTTTTCATCGTGATATTTATTAGAGCTGGTAGTAATCCGATCTTTATGATAGATGGCATTAATCTCGCCTCCTATGACAAGGGCAAGTCCTGTCAAAAACAACCATAACATCAAGATAATTACCCCACCCAAACTCCCGTAGGTTGCGGAATAATTACCAAAGTTACTAACGTAGAACGAAAAGCACAAGGAGACTAGCTGCCAGATTACTGTAGCAACTACTGCACCTGGTAACAACTGTTTAAATGACTTGCTGATATCAGGGGCAATGCGATAAAGGACCGTAATAATCGTAAATATAACAAAAAACGCAATGATGAACCTTAAGATATTTAATATAATGGCTGTACTTCCTGGAATATAAATAACCGATTCAAGCTGCTTAATGATTATTCCACCGAAAACGGGGAGGAAAAATGCAATAAGGAAAGCAAAAATCAATCCGATGGTAAGCCCTATAGAGAGAAGCCTTACAAGATAAAACGGCCTGCTTTCTTCTACATTGAAAGCTTCATTCATCGCACTAATAAAAGCGTTCATCCCATTGGAGGCTGACCAGATTGTTCCGAGTATCCCAAAGGTCAAAAGTCCACCGTTCGGTTTATTTACAAATTCATTGATATTTTCTTCGAATACTGAAACAGTTTCGGGAGGCATCATGGTTTGTAAGAACTCTATCACTTTTTGTGGATCAATATTTAAATATGGAATAATGGATAAAGCCAGCACTAACAAAGGAAATAGTGAAAGCATATAATAATAAGCTTGTTCAGCTGCCAACCCTGTTGCACGGTCTTTTTTCATTTCCAGGCCTAATCTTTTCAAAAATTTAACCAGTCGCGACAACTTTCACACCCACCTCTCATTTTCCGCCTCTGAGTAAAGGCAATGTGCAACACCTGAACGACCCACCAGATTTGATGATCTCAGAAATATCTACTTCCACTACCTCATAGCCCCTGTTGCGGAGTTGCTCGTTCACTTGTTTATTGCACGGCAGACTGAAAATCTTTTTATTACCAATAGACAATACATTCGTTCCCATGGTGAATTGTTCTTCTTTAGATACTTCAATTAATTCATATCTTTTTGATAGAAAGTTTAGTTCTTCTTCTCTTAGTGCTGGAGAGAAAACAAGTGCTTCTGTCGGTGAAATGACATTAAATACACAGTCTAAATGGAGATATGATTTGTCTATCGGGATAGGTTGAACGGTATACTCAGAAAGGGATTGGCTAATATGTTCCAAGGCCTTCTTGCTTGTTCTGCCACTGATTCCAATGTACACGATATCACGGTCAATAATGATATCTCCGCCTTCCACACTGTAACCTGAGAAGGGAGTATATGATAAGTGTTGTTCTTCTAGCCACGATTTTAAGATATTTTCTTCACCCGATCTAATATCACTGCCCATACTGGACACGAAAACGGTATTTCCAAGTGTAAAGCCAATATCTCTTGTGAAGACCTGTTCTGGATATTGCTCACTCGGAGGTAAACTATAAACATCCACTCCATTTGCCAACATGGCTTGGACAAAATTACGATGTTGTTTTGTTGCCAACGTCTCGTCAATATTGTCTTCCAAGAAATGTTTTTGTGTTTCATTAATCACTTCTGTGATGCTCATATGAGTTGGCGGACACACAATGACCTTTTTTAATTCTCCATATTCATTTTCACATGTATGTCTTGTCACCTTATCCGTATATTCCAAATTAATTGTCATTTTGTAATCCTCCGATCAAGTATATGTAGGTTGTTCTATGAACTCTATTCCCTAAACGGAGAATTACTTAAACATTTTAGAATAATAAAAAGCAAATCTAATCATAGGACTAGATTTGCTTTTTATTTGATTGCTTATTTACCGATAAACATTTGTGTCCAATAATTGCCTTCTTCTACATAACCAACACCGATGTGTGTGAAATCTGGAGTTAGAATGTTTTTACGGTGTCCTTCACTGTCCATCCATGCTTGAACTACTTCTTCTGGAGAACGTTGGCCCATTGCAATATTTTCTCCGGCAGTATTATAGGAAATACCGTAGTCTCTCATCATATCGAATGGTGATCCGTGAGTTGGACTTGTGTGAGAAAAGTAATTATTTGCTTGCATATCTTTGGACTTATCACGAGCAACGTTGCTTAAAGAAGCATCAGCTTTTAGGTCTGATAATCCATTTTTGCGGCGCTCTGCATTTGTAAGTTCTATTACTTTCATTTCTGTTTCAGAAA
Proteins encoded in this region:
- a CDS encoding dimethylarginine dimethylaminohydrolase family protein, translated to MTINLEYTDKVTRHTCENEYGELKKVIVCPPTHMSITEVINETQKHFLEDNIDETLATKQHRNFVQAMLANGVDVYSLPPSEQYPEQVFTRDIGFTLGNTVFVSSMGSDIRSGEENILKSWLEEQHLSYTPFSGYSVEGGDIIIDRDIVYIGISGRTSKKALEHISQSLSEYTVQPIPIDKSYLHLDCVFNVISPTEALVFSPALREEELNFLSKRYELIEVSKEEQFTMGTNVLSIGNKKIFSLPCNKQVNEQLRNRGYEVVEVDISEIIKSGGSFRCCTLPLLRGGK
- a CDS encoding DEAD/DEAH box helicase, translated to MKTIQYINEWKKALQAEIQHLKKFGSTKYLINNGHLMSSDKSFTYFFETYTSVRIPVGSLVKVEWGGIKTEGKILSSEGKSVIVSFEQSLGDIISEAYLFHDPWELLDQLFQRLDELKESKKKRSRIKRLMNPEMKPKHPTDIIKSSVHELILRSKYNPVTFVWGPPGTGKTYTLARVAANKYFKKKKVLLLSHSNQSVDVFMREISAFLSKQERNREGDVLRYGSHNSDILANLPANTTSQLLQNRDPILANDRDKLMEERKHLKMDLSKSFSKRDSETLLKLETKVARILEKIRQKEVDFLDEAFIIGTTLAKAAMDPAIYEKEYDVVIVDEASMAYVPQSAFAASLAKHIIICGDFKQLPPIASARHELVEKWLKEDVFHRTGVADNVQSSRLHPHLFLLKEQRRMHPDISAFTNKYIYHSLVGDHPSVKKNRQDIARQRPFPDQASVLVNTSYTGEHAFIEKSSRSRINLWHLLLSFQLIHEAYVVGGRSIGYISPYRAQAQWMDMLLQDIYGVEMETAEIVSATVHRFQGSEQDTIIFDSVDSFPMERPGMLLVGKESERLLNVAITRSKGKFIHVCDSQFMKKKVSYNKIIRKLVEYQEASQFHVQPFQIGSWIKHQHPKVQWMHARKWDRVMEDMEHSSSSITIGLKDRNVLPEEWGRRLTLWKKRVSIITEGVTFPFIIIDHRILWLGVPVEAATNTKPPFVSVRVESAAICRELFNQFGI
- a CDS encoding YihY/virulence factor BrkB family protein, with amino-acid sequence MSRLVKFLKRLGLEMKKDRATGLAAEQAYYYMLSLFPLLVLALSIIPYLNIDPQKVIEFLQTMMPPETVSVFEENINEFVNKPNGGLLTFGILGTIWSASNGMNAFISAMNEAFNVEESRPFYLVRLLSIGLTIGLIFAFLIAFFLPVFGGIIIKQLESVIYIPGSTAIILNILRFIIAFFVIFTIITVLYRIAPDISKSFKQLLPGAVVATVIWQLVSLCFSFYVSNFGNYSATYGSLGGVIILMLWLFLTGLALVIGGEINAIYHKDRITTSSNKYHDEKFTAL